A segment of the Lolium perenne isolate Kyuss_39 chromosome 3, Kyuss_2.0, whole genome shotgun sequence genome:
ACACAAATAAACGACAGAACAAGGTCGCAGTTAGATTATCGTGCTAGAGGCGTTCAAACGCAGAGAGATGGAGAAACAGGGATGCACTGAAATTATATTTATGAACAACTCGAACAACAAGAGGTTTAGAAACCATTCATCTCCAAGAGATAGGTGCGTCTCTTCATCAGTGCCTTCGCCGCGAATCTGAATGGTCCATCGAACGCGCCTGAAACAAAAGCTTCAGTTTCCTTCCGACTGACATGACAACCACCAGTCACATCAGCAGATGGCTTGATTACAACAAGAGTTGCGCCCTGCAATGCCAAGCCACCAGGCAGCTCGAGGTACGGAGCATACTTCAGCTTCATGCTGCACGCCGGGACCTGCGTCCTGTTGGAACACGCCGATGCTGACAGCTGGTTCTCCCTGAACTCCTCGAGCTGCTCCATGCCCATGGACAGCACGCCTTGCCCATCGGCGTCCGCCAGAACCAAGCTTCTCAACGTCGGATGGTCGTTGATGATCGACCGGAGAAGGAAATGCCTGGTCGACGCGGCAATCAGGGAGCTGATGGTCCACACGACGCGGAGCTTCAGGCCGCCGTTGGTATAGAAAGACTCCGGCATGCTTCCGCTGTCATCAGCCAATGGCAATGGCTCATGCCCAGCAGTCCCGGTAGGCTTGCGACCAACCAGGGTGCCGCCAAGAATCACGCAGCTCTGAAGCGTGCTCCCGTACTTAGCCCTCCACTTCAGCAGCACCCCCTCCTCGGTGCCGACATCGCCGGCGGGGAGCTCCACCCGGAGATTCCGGACATGGGAGAAGCTCCGTAGCACCTGCACGGGCGAATGCGTGGCGAGGTGCGGGAACAGCGGCCTGCCTGTGCTTGCTGGGTTGCGCATGTGGTGAAATGGTTTGACGATAATGAACAGCATCAGCTTCAGGAAGTGAGAGAAGATGTGCCGGGGCTTGGGAGAAGCCAGGTTGAGTGCGTCGTCGGCGTCGCCGTCCACGGCCACGACGCGGTCGATcttgacgtagacgtcgtggacgAGGGGGACGAGTCCGTTGAGCCGCTTCGACACGGCGGAGCAGCGGCCGAGGGAGCGCACGTCCTCTAGCTTGTTCAGGATGAGCAGGAGGAGCGCGTCCGGCAAGCAGTCCATCTGGTCAACCTCCATAGCCGGGTCTGCGTGGATTCGAGCCTTGGGATGCATTTTCCAACTCCAAATGGCTATGAACTATAGCAAGTAAAAGTGTGTGAGCTAGCTTAGGCTCCTCAGCTGACTCCAGATGGCTGCTGGCACA
Coding sequences within it:
- the LOC127344859 gene encoding F-box protein At4g18380, with the protein product MHPKARIHADPAMEVDQMDCLPDALLLLILNKLEDVRSLGRCSAVSKRLNGLVPLVHDVYVKIDRVVAVDGDADDALNLASPKPRHIFSHFLKLMLFIIVKPFHHMRNPASTGRPLFPHLATHSPVQVLRSFSHVRNLRVELPAGDVGTEEGVLLKWRAKYGSTLQSCVILGGTLVGRKPTGTAGHEPLPLADDSGSMPESFYTNGGLKLRVVWTISSLIAASTRHFLLRSIINDHPTLRSLVLADADGQGVLSMGMEQLEEFRENQLSASACSNRTQVPACSMKLKYAPYLELPGGLALQGATLVVIKPSADVTGGCHVSRKETEAFVSGAFDGPFRFAAKALMKRRTYLLEMNGF